One Leopardus geoffroyi isolate Oge1 chromosome C1, O.geoffroyi_Oge1_pat1.0, whole genome shotgun sequence DNA segment encodes these proteins:
- the TMEM61 gene encoding transmembrane protein 61, translating into MASSETCDVSRAASTLHYCMTVSGTVLLVAGTLCFAWWSEGEAGAQPGQPAPPTRHPVPQAPSPLLRSVSFFCCGAGGLLLLFGLLWSIKASTRGPPRWDPYHLSRDLYYLTVEPSEKESYRIPKVVGIPTYEEAVGWPLAEGPLTPPAEGPPTPPAYPAEESPKDCASGDALRGTQPPLPPPSYESIISAVNSLSGETVPATACSCPGPAQTTVGGGTLQSWRQMSF; encoded by the exons ATGGCTTCATCTGAG ACGTGTGACGTGAGCCGAGCGGCCTCCACGCTCCATTACTGCATGACGGTCAGCGGCACGGTGCTTCTGGTAGCTGGGACACTCTGCTTTGCTTGGTGGAGTGAAGGAGAAGCAGGTGCTCAGCCCGGCCAGCCGGCCCCTCCCACGAGGCATCCGGTGCCTCAGGCCCCCAGTCCCCTGCTCAGGTCCGTCAGCTTCTTCTGCTGCGGTGCAGGCGGCCTGCTACTACTCTTCGGCTTGCTGTGGTCCATCAAGGCCAGCACCCGGGGGCCTCCTCGATGGGACCCATATCACCTCTCCAGAGACCTGTACTACCTCACTGTGGAGCCCTCGGAGAAGGAGAGCTACAG GATCCCAAAGGTGGTTGGCATCCCCACTTACGAGGAGGCCGTGGGCTGGCCACTTGCCGAGGGGCCCCTGACGCCACCTGCCGAGGGGCCCCCGACACCCCCTGCGTACCCCGCGGAAGAAAGCCCGAAGGACTGTGCCTCCGGGGATGCCCTGCGTGGGACCCAGCCCCCCTTGCCACCGCCCAGCTACGAGAGCATCATCAGTGCTGTCAACAGCCTCTCTGGAGAGACAGTCCCCGCCACCGCGTGCTCCTGCCCAGGCCCGGCTCAGACGACAGTGGGGGGAGGCACACTCCAAAGCTGGAGACAGATGAGCTTCTAG